One region of Wyeomyia smithii strain HCP4-BCI-WySm-NY-G18 chromosome 3, ASM2978416v1, whole genome shotgun sequence genomic DNA includes:
- the LOC129731320 gene encoding MKRN2 opposite strand protein, producing the protein MSVDDEPHIICFKHCSNHVFVLKVPIRCPLCNQPLEQCEKFLPFSLPYPFSNASQSPCSVVLRPAVGDFLSDFHNNTNLHIALTDSQGAIVEFDSPGLLRTRNADRKLWGQCLLILSVPEAWFYHWDSTIQRLIEEQGWQHRIYDDEKLNCYSFVLAFLRLLLYEPIATFIDNAETFSRQLIVPKTTQAAKYITIYRRIKQFGILSEPDLL; encoded by the exons ATGTCTGTAGATGACGAGCCCCACATAATATGTTTCAAGCACTGCAGCAATCACGTGTTCGTGCTCAAAGTACCTATCCGCTGTCCTCTGTGCAACCAACCCCTAGAGCAGTGCGAAAAATTTCTCCCGTTTAG TTTACCATATCCATTCTCAAATGCCAGCCAGTCACCGTGTTCCGTCGTACTTCGTCCGGCTGTTGGAGATTTTCTCAGTGATTTTCACAACAATACCAACTTGCACATAGCCCTTACCGATTCCCAGGGTGCCATCGTGGAGTTCGACAGTCCGGGACTGTTGCGCACCCGAAACGCTGACCGCAAGCTGTGGGGACAATGTTTGCTGATTTTAAGCGTTCCGGAGGCGTGGTTCTACCACTGGGATAGTACAATACAGCGCTTGATAGAGGAGCAAGGCTGGCAGCATAGGATCTACGATGACGAGAAGCTGAATTGCTATAGCTTCGTACTGGCATTTTTGCGATTACTGCTGTACGAACCGATTGCAACGTTTATTGACAATGC TGAAACCTTTTCTAGACAATTAATAGTGCCAAAAACCACTCAAGCGGCTAAATATATTACGATTTATAGGAGGATAAAACAGTTCGGAATTTTATCAGAACCAGATTTGTTGTGA